One region of Flavobacterium pisciphilum genomic DNA includes:
- a CDS encoding S46 family peptidase — protein sequence MKKIILFLTMCLMAFPVRADEGMWFLMFIERLNHRDMQKMGLQLTAEEIYSINNHSLKDAIVQFNGGCTAEMVSKSGLVLTNHHCGYDAIAELSSEEQNYLKNGFWAKDKSAEMKPKSLYVRFFVRMDDVSKRILSKVNDKMTEAERNKAIQQEMALIEKENNEGGKYTVSVRPFFQGNEYYYFVYQDYTDVRLVGTPPESVGKFGGDTDNWEWPRHTGDFSMFRVYADKNGNPAEYSKDNVPLQPKHYLPVSLKGVKENDFAMILGYPGRTNRWMPAGGIEQNIKYAYPAWVEGAKTGMDQMKKYMDKDATVRLQYASKYASTANYWKNRQGMIDALTKAGTVATKAEQEDKFYEWATKPENKEKYENVIPTINGYYRETNLKATHDNYLTQLLRTSSYATGPANLGNALIAYYNANDAKKTEMLPKINALIESIYGEFYAPLEKDVLTAQLNLYASKAAEYGLAPQIAKMKSENNGDFTADVAKATEISYFTSKEKVLAFMADPKPLAIVHDPLYIISNDLLTKYRTKSEGQLRADDSFAIAYRELVEGLRVSKLNSIKYPDANSTLRLTYGKVRALPEDKRNDAKTNNYTTMTGMVKKYKAGDQEFDLPARLLELNRAKDFGQYADKAGYMPVNFLTDNDITGGNSGSPVINGKGELIGVAFDGNIEAMAGDVIFDPKLQRTINVDIRYVLWIIDKYAGAKHIVDEMTIVK from the coding sequence ATGAAAAAAATAATTTTATTTTTGACAATGTGCCTTATGGCTTTTCCTGTGAGAGCAGATGAAGGAATGTGGTTCTTGATGTTTATCGAGAGATTGAACCATAGAGATATGCAGAAGATGGGCTTACAACTTACTGCTGAAGAGATCTATAGTATCAATAATCATAGTTTGAAAGATGCTATAGTTCAGTTTAACGGAGGATGTACTGCTGAAATGGTTTCTAAAAGTGGTTTAGTTTTAACAAATCATCACTGTGGTTACGATGCTATCGCAGAACTTTCTAGTGAAGAGCAGAATTATTTAAAAAATGGTTTTTGGGCAAAAGATAAAAGTGCCGAAATGAAACCAAAATCGTTATATGTTCGTTTCTTCGTACGCATGGATGATGTTTCTAAAAGAATTTTATCAAAAGTAAATGATAAAATGACTGAAGCTGAAAGAAACAAAGCGATTCAGCAAGAAATGGCTTTGATTGAGAAAGAAAATAACGAAGGTGGAAAATATACAGTTTCAGTTCGTCCTTTCTTTCAAGGAAATGAATACTACTATTTCGTATATCAAGATTATACAGATGTGCGTTTAGTGGGTACACCACCAGAAAGTGTTGGTAAATTTGGAGGAGATACTGACAACTGGGAATGGCCACGTCATACTGGAGATTTCTCAATGTTCAGAGTATATGCTGATAAAAATGGAAATCCAGCTGAATATTCTAAAGACAACGTGCCTTTACAGCCAAAGCACTATTTGCCAGTAAGCTTAAAAGGAGTTAAAGAGAATGATTTTGCTATGATCTTGGGATATCCAGGAAGAACAAACCGTTGGATGCCAGCAGGTGGAATTGAGCAAAATATAAAATATGCTTATCCTGCTTGGGTTGAAGGTGCAAAAACTGGAATGGACCAAATGAAAAAGTATATGGATAAAGATGCAACAGTTCGTTTGCAATATGCGTCTAAATATGCTTCTACAGCAAATTACTGGAAAAACCGTCAAGGTATGATTGATGCTTTAACTAAAGCAGGAACAGTAGCTACCAAAGCAGAACAAGAAGATAAGTTCTACGAATGGGCAACTAAACCTGAGAATAAAGAGAAGTATGAAAATGTAATTCCAACTATTAATGGGTATTACAGAGAAACGAATTTAAAAGCGACTCACGATAATTACTTAACACAACTTTTGCGTACTTCAAGTTATGCAACAGGACCTGCAAATTTAGGAAATGCTTTAATTGCTTACTATAATGCGAATGATGCTAAGAAAACAGAAATGTTACCTAAGATTAACGCTTTAATCGAAAGTATTTATGGTGAATTTTATGCGCCACTTGAGAAAGATGTGTTAACTGCTCAATTGAATTTATACGCTTCTAAAGCTGCTGAGTATGGTTTAGCTCCACAAATAGCTAAAATGAAATCAGAGAATAATGGAGACTTTACTGCAGATGTTGCAAAAGCAACTGAAATAAGTTATTTTACATCTAAAGAAAAAGTATTAGCATTTATGGCTGATCCAAAACCATTAGCAATTGTACACGATCCATTGTATATTATCTCTAATGATTTGCTAACTAAATACCGTACAAAAAGTGAAGGACAATTAAGAGCGGATGACAGTTTTGCAATTGCTTACCGCGAATTGGTAGAAGGTTTAAGAGTATCTAAATTAAATTCTATTAAATATCCAGATGCAAATTCAACTTTGAGATTGACTTATGGTAAAGTTCGTGCTTTGCCAGAAGACAAAAGAAATGATGCTAAAACTAATAACTATACTACAATGACTGGAATGGTTAAAAAGTATAAAGCAGGAGATCAAGAATTTGACTTACCAGCTAGATTATTAGAATTAAATAGAGCAAAAGACTTTGGTCAATATGCTGATAAAGCAGGATACATGCCAGTGAATTTCTTAACAGATAATGATATCACAGGTGGAAACTCAGGTTCACCAGTAATTAATGGAAAAGGTGAATTAATCGGTGTTGCTTTTGATGGAAATATTGAAGCAATGGCAGGAGATGTTATTTTTGATCCTAAATTACAAAGAACTATCAATGTTGATATTCGTTATGTACTTTGGATTATCGATAAATATGCTGGAGCAAAACACATTGTTGATGAAATGACAATCGTGAAGTAA
- a CDS encoding outer membrane beta-barrel protein yields MKKLLLCIALVVSTMATAQKGSILVGGNVEYSSDKIGDVKNESFDFSPTFGYQFSENWTAGVNATVGSLHKEDSNSNNQKIGGFVRYSRPLSETFAVFADMGSGYQQNSINDAKGMYAYITPALFINMKKGFGLNFSIGGINYDNIDGKNDLRQERIRFNFGKTLNIGISKNFSL; encoded by the coding sequence ATGAAAAAATTATTACTATGTATCGCTTTAGTTGTTTCTACAATGGCTACTGCACAAAAAGGCTCAATTCTTGTAGGAGGAAATGTTGAATATTCTTCAGACAAAATTGGTGATGTTAAAAACGAATCATTTGATTTCTCACCAACATTCGGTTACCAGTTTTCAGAAAACTGGACTGCAGGGGTAAATGCTACTGTTGGTAGTTTACATAAAGAAGACTCTAATTCTAATAATCAAAAAATAGGTGGATTTGTTCGTTACTCTAGACCTCTTAGCGAAACATTTGCTGTTTTTGCAGATATGGGATCAGGTTACCAACAAAACTCTATAAATGACGCAAAAGGTATGTATGCTTACATCACACCAGCTTTATTTATAAACATGAAAAAAGGTTTTGGCTTAAACTTTTCTATCGGTGGAATCAACTACGATAACATAGATGGTAAAAATGATTTAAGACAAGAACGTATTAGATTCAATTTTGGAAAAACATTAAACATTGGTATTTCTAAAAACTTTAGTTTGTAA
- the obgE gene encoding GTPase ObgE, which translates to MTEGNFVDYVKIFVSSGKGGKGSTHLHREKFIEKGGPDGGDGGRGGHVFLVGNKGLWTLFHLKFARHIKAGHGGDGGGDRSTGADGDDKYIEVPLGTVVKDKETGEVLFEITEDGEKQILSRGGKGGLGNWHFRSSTNQTPRYAQPGLPGVEMDVILELKVLADVGLVGFPNAGKSTLLSVLTSAKPKIADYPFTTLKPNLGIVAYRDFQSFVIADIPGIIEGAAEGKGLGHYFLRHIERNSTLLFLVPVDTPDIKGEYDILVNELTKYNPEMLDKERLLVISKCDMLDDELKAELKVELDVAFKDTPYMFISSVAQQGLSELKDKLWKMLND; encoded by the coding sequence ATGACAGAGGGAAATTTTGTAGATTACGTTAAAATATTTGTTTCTTCCGGTAAAGGAGGGAAAGGTTCTACGCATTTACATAGAGAAAAATTTATTGAAAAAGGTGGTCCAGATGGTGGAGATGGTGGACGTGGAGGTCATGTTTTCTTGGTTGGGAATAAAGGACTTTGGACTTTATTTCATTTAAAATTTGCTCGTCACATTAAAGCAGGACACGGTGGAGACGGTGGTGGAGATAGAAGTACAGGAGCTGATGGTGATGATAAGTATATTGAAGTACCATTAGGAACAGTTGTAAAAGATAAAGAAACTGGAGAAGTTCTATTTGAAATTACAGAAGACGGTGAAAAACAAATTCTTTCTAGAGGAGGAAAAGGAGGTTTAGGGAACTGGCATTTTAGAAGTTCAACAAATCAAACACCAAGATACGCACAACCAGGTTTGCCAGGAGTAGAAATGGACGTGATCTTAGAGTTAAAAGTCCTTGCTGATGTTGGTTTAGTTGGTTTTCCAAATGCAGGTAAGTCTACGTTATTGTCAGTTTTGACATCGGCTAAGCCTAAAATTGCAGATTATCCGTTTACAACATTAAAACCGAATTTAGGGATTGTTGCTTATAGAGATTTTCAATCTTTTGTAATTGCTGATATTCCGGGTATTATTGAAGGAGCAGCTGAAGGGAAGGGATTAGGTCATTATTTCTTGCGTCATATAGAACGTAACTCAACTTTGTTATTTCTTGTTCCAGTAGATACGCCAGACATCAAAGGAGAATATGATATTTTGGTAAATGAATTGACTAAGTACAATCCTGAAATGTTAGATAAAGAACGTCTATTAGTGATATCTAAATGTGATATGCTAGATGATGAGCTTAAAGCAGAGCTTAAAGTAGAGCTTGATGTTGCTTTTAAAGATACTCCTTATATGTTTATTTCATCTGTAGCTCAACAAGGCTTATCAGAGCTAAAAGATAAATTGTGGAAAATGTTGAATGATTAA
- a CDS encoding hemolysin family protein — protein MEILIIFFLIILNGVFSMSEIALISARKNRLETAAKKGNKSARIALDLANSPNKFLSTVQIGITLIGILTGIYSGDKITMDVESFVSKFAALQPYAHSVAVGIVVVVLTFFSLVLGELLPKRIGLNHPESIAKAVALPMKIISIITAPFIWLLTNSTDFLLNVLQIKPTADGKVTEEEIKAIIKEGTEGGEVQEIEQDIVERVFHIGDRKVNSLMTHRKSVVFLPLDSDKQRVKELILEDLHSIYPVYKENYDDISGVVNLKTIFANIEKDDFSLASIMTDAPFIMEQTTAYKALENFKKTGIHYAFVSDEYGVFQGIITLNDILEALVGDAADFYKDEFQLIEREDGSWLVDGHYSLHDFLTYFELDELINDYEVTTVSGLIMTELSRIPKEGEKLIWQKFELEVIDMDGVKIDKVLIKALKD, from the coding sequence ATGGAAATACTAATAATATTTTTTCTAATAATTTTAAATGGGGTTTTCTCTATGTCGGAAATCGCATTGATTTCGGCTAGGAAGAATAGATTAGAAACCGCCGCCAAAAAAGGGAATAAAAGCGCTAGAATCGCTCTTGATTTGGCAAACTCACCGAATAAGTTTTTATCGACAGTTCAAATCGGAATTACTTTAATCGGGATTTTAACAGGTATTTATAGTGGTGATAAAATCACGATGGATGTTGAGAGTTTTGTGAGCAAGTTTGCAGCTTTACAACCTTATGCGCACTCTGTTGCTGTTGGGATTGTAGTTGTAGTTTTGACTTTCTTTTCTCTTGTTTTAGGTGAATTGTTGCCTAAAAGAATTGGTTTGAATCATCCAGAGTCTATAGCTAAAGCTGTGGCGTTGCCTATGAAGATTATTTCGATTATTACAGCTCCATTTATTTGGTTGTTGACTAATTCGACAGATTTTTTATTGAATGTTTTGCAAATTAAACCCACTGCTGATGGTAAGGTAACCGAGGAAGAAATTAAGGCTATCATAAAAGAAGGTACTGAGGGTGGTGAAGTACAAGAGATAGAACAAGATATTGTAGAGCGTGTTTTTCATATTGGAGATAGAAAGGTGAATTCGTTAATGACACATAGAAAATCAGTAGTTTTCTTGCCATTAGATTCAGATAAACAGCGTGTAAAAGAATTGATATTAGAAGATTTACACTCCATTTATCCTGTCTATAAAGAGAATTATGATGATATTTCAGGAGTTGTTAATTTGAAAACAATCTTTGCTAATATAGAAAAGGATGATTTTAGTTTGGCTTCAATCATGACAGATGCGCCTTTTATAATGGAGCAAACTACAGCATACAAAGCATTAGAAAACTTTAAGAAAACAGGTATACACTATGCTTTCGTTTCTGATGAATATGGAGTCTTTCAAGGGATTATAACATTAAATGATATTTTGGAGGCTCTTGTAGGAGATGCAGCTGATTTTTATAAAGATGAATTTCAGTTAATAGAAAGAGAAGATGGAAGCTGGTTGGTAGATGGACATTATTCATTGCATGATTTTTTAACTTACTTTGAGTTAGATGAGTTAATCAATGATTATGAGGTTACAACGGTAAGCGGTTTGATTATGACTGAATTATCACGAATTCCTAAAGAAGGAGAAAAGTTAATTTGGCAAAAATTTGAGTTGGAAGTCATCGATATGGATGGCGTTAAGATTGATAAAGTATTAATAAAAGCATTAAAAGATTAA
- a CDS encoding adenylate kinase: protein MINIVLFGKPGAGKGTQAEFLKEKYKLTHLSTGDIFRFNLKNDTDLGKKARVFMDNGELVPCEVTTAMLIDEVKKHPDTAGFLFDGYPRTLDQAAALDKFLPTIGTSVTATIALEADDEILVARLLERGKTSGRADDQDEEKIRVRYQEYNEKTAPLIGYYKEQNKFYAVNGIGTIQEITERLTNVIDNL from the coding sequence ATGATTAATATTGTTTTATTTGGAAAACCTGGTGCAGGAAAAGGAACTCAGGCAGAATTTTTAAAAGAAAAGTATAAATTAACGCATCTTTCAACTGGAGATATCTTTCGTTTTAATTTGAAAAACGATACAGATTTAGGTAAGAAAGCTAGAGTTTTTATGGATAATGGAGAATTAGTGCCATGTGAAGTAACTACAGCTATGTTAATTGATGAAGTGAAAAAACACCCAGATACAGCAGGATTCTTGTTTGATGGTTATCCAAGAACATTAGATCAGGCAGCAGCATTAGATAAGTTTTTGCCAACTATTGGTACAAGTGTTACAGCAACAATTGCTTTAGAGGCTGATGATGAAATTCTAGTAGCGCGTTTATTAGAAAGAGGGAAAACAAGCGGTAGAGCTGATGATCAGGACGAAGAAAAAATTCGTGTTAGATATCAAGAATACAATGAAAAAACAGCTCCATTAATTGGATATTATAAGGAGCAAAATAAATTTTACGCAGTAAACGGAATCGGAACTATACAAGAGATAACCGAGCGTTTAACTAATGTAATTGATAATTTGTAA
- the hpt gene encoding hypoxanthine phosphoribosyltransferase, whose product MIQLHDKQFVPFISAKEIDFAITKMVAQVQDDFGDEIPIFIGVLNGSFMVVADFLKKYKKHCEVSFIKMASYEGTETSNDVKELIGLNQDLTGRSVVIIEDIVDTGNTVVELKEMFKKQNVKHLKIATLFFKPEAYKKDVKIDYIGIRIPNKFIVGYGLDYDGLGRNLCEVYKLAE is encoded by the coding sequence ATGATACAACTTCACGATAAACAATTTGTTCCGTTTATTTCGGCTAAAGAAATCGATTTTGCAATTACTAAAATGGTGGCTCAGGTACAAGATGATTTTGGAGATGAAATTCCAATTTTTATCGGTGTGCTTAATGGCTCTTTTATGGTTGTTGCGGATTTTTTAAAAAAATATAAAAAACACTGCGAGGTTTCATTTATAAAAATGGCTTCATACGAAGGGACAGAAACATCTAATGATGTTAAGGAACTGATAGGGTTAAATCAAGATTTAACTGGAAGATCAGTGGTTATTATTGAAGATATTGTTGACACAGGGAATACTGTAGTTGAACTTAAAGAAATGTTTAAAAAACAAAATGTTAAGCATTTAAAAATAGCTACTTTGTTCTTTAAGCCTGAGGCGTATAAAAAAGACGTTAAAATTGATTATATCGGAATTCGAATTCCAAATAAATTTATTGTTGGTTACGGTTTAGACTACGATGGTTTAGGAAGAAATTTGTGTGAGGTATACAAATTGGCAGAATAA
- a CDS encoding 5-(carboxyamino)imidazole ribonucleotide synthase, whose product MNYFSSDFKLGILGGGQLGKMLLFDTRKFDIQTYVLDPSDEAPSKIACNKFFQGDLMDFETVYNFGKQVDVLTFEIELVNLEALEKLENEGVKVYPSPKTLRGIQNKGIQKDFYTKNNIPTAPFERYENLESLKSNTQNLKFPFVWKCTEFGYDGNGVKVIRQISDLDNLPNVECIAETMVPFKNELAVIVCRNPSGEIKTYPVVEMEFHPEANQVEYVICPARIDEKVAQKARAIALNVSEKFNHVGLLAVEMFQTQDDEILVNEVAPRPHNSGHYSIEASYTSQFENHLRAILNLPLGNTDSKVAGVMVNLVGAEGFSGDVVYQNIQTVLGWNGVTPHIYGKKQTRPFRKMGHVTIVNEDMNEARRIAEDVKNTLKVISI is encoded by the coding sequence ATGAATTATTTTTCTTCTGATTTTAAATTAGGAATATTAGGCGGTGGACAATTAGGCAAAATGCTTCTTTTTGACACGCGAAAATTTGACATACAAACCTATGTTTTAGACCCAAGCGATGAAGCACCAAGCAAAATTGCCTGCAATAAATTCTTTCAAGGGGATTTAATGGACTTTGAAACTGTTTACAATTTCGGAAAACAAGTAGATGTTTTAACTTTCGAAATCGAACTTGTAAACCTCGAAGCACTTGAAAAATTAGAAAACGAAGGTGTAAAAGTATACCCTTCACCAAAAACCTTAAGAGGAATTCAGAATAAAGGAATCCAAAAAGATTTTTACACTAAAAATAATATCCCAACAGCACCTTTTGAAAGATATGAAAATCTAGAAAGCCTAAAATCTAATACTCAAAATCTTAAGTTCCCATTTGTTTGGAAATGTACCGAATTTGGATACGATGGAAATGGTGTAAAAGTAATTCGTCAAATTTCAGATTTAGATAATTTACCTAATGTAGAATGTATTGCAGAGACAATGGTTCCATTCAAAAATGAACTAGCAGTTATTGTTTGTCGCAATCCATCAGGAGAAATAAAAACATATCCGGTTGTTGAAATGGAATTTCATCCTGAAGCAAACCAAGTTGAGTATGTAATTTGTCCAGCTAGAATAGATGAGAAAGTAGCACAAAAAGCAAGAGCAATTGCGCTTAATGTTTCGGAGAAATTCAATCACGTAGGATTATTAGCCGTTGAAATGTTCCAAACTCAAGATGATGAAATCTTGGTAAACGAGGTTGCTCCTCGCCCACACAATTCAGGACATTATTCTATCGAAGCAAGTTATACTTCACAATTCGAAAACCATTTACGTGCTATATTGAATCTTCCTTTAGGAAATACAGATAGCAAAGTTGCAGGAGTTATGGTTAACTTAGTTGGAGCCGAAGGGTTTTCTGGCGATGTAGTTTACCAAAATATCCAAACTGTTTTAGGATGGAATGGTGTTACGCCACATATATATGGTAAAAAACAAACTCGTCCGTTTCGCAAAATGGGTCACGTTACAATTGTAAACGAAGACATGAACGAAGCAAGACGAATTGCTGAGGATGTAAAGAATACTCTTAAAGTGATTAGCATTTAA